In one Cloacibacillus porcorum genomic region, the following are encoded:
- a CDS encoding alpha/beta fold hydrolase, with protein sequence MRKLSYPLIFALFLLVVSARAEAALSINVLGGVIQNLSADCYSYIPNHQTALTEEFIGKVNPAVRERIGIAADGNARLVIRVQSPRPEDITLSANLPPGAALENIKRTALGSRLTVKTELVGAAGKYQGSAVLTAPEEWPGDDTQEFFPITVTASQGEESISKEIKIYRAPVVLVHGLWSDGETFGDINDEQTVAGALFANGTHHGYFEYPGDQGPSEVLPQSADIFCRAVENMIRDLRMKKIEATRVDLVGHSMGGLMARKFFLNRYYRNNQNYNQGAVRRIVMLATPNTGSGIASYVTEDVLWLHDDTIATSPDYREKMEQVFEIMGRAGMNVKGSAIKDLALNSSELRLLNDNLPAGLPLYRIAGDTGEALIMPGAVSKIIEGIIAPYTHEKIYNDIPALFDGYNNNGGRPRFEPEDSDCLVGLSSALWDGVMSRDKSEIIKGRQHMGMGADATVASRVAALLCGPVSAFEPIPLRSQLRFPEQSSPSAVKGNVGAMLSSLSDAEFTQKLGELESLLENRNTKAEGPVFGKLTGLSCYPESPVLISAGTTRRLSISGSYSTGKRKNVSHKKDGTKYEVADASVALVDEDGMLTALKPGRTTLTVKNGSISATADIFVIPFAVVAADDKVDPDNPPVDPADEINPDTPRGSSSSGCNTGAGLVLLLLPALAFIIKKS encoded by the coding sequence ACCTCTCCGCTGACTGCTATAGCTATATACCGAATCACCAGACAGCGCTGACGGAGGAATTTATCGGCAAAGTGAATCCTGCCGTGCGAGAACGCATTGGCATTGCCGCCGACGGCAATGCCCGTCTGGTGATACGCGTGCAGTCGCCGCGGCCGGAGGACATTACGCTCTCTGCGAATCTGCCGCCGGGCGCAGCCCTGGAAAATATAAAGAGAACCGCCTTAGGCAGCAGGCTGACCGTTAAAACTGAGCTGGTCGGCGCGGCAGGCAAGTATCAGGGCAGCGCCGTGCTCACCGCCCCCGAGGAATGGCCGGGTGACGATACGCAGGAGTTCTTCCCTATCACCGTCACCGCCTCCCAGGGTGAAGAAAGCATCTCCAAAGAGATAAAGATATACCGCGCCCCCGTGGTGCTCGTCCACGGACTCTGGTCGGACGGCGAGACATTCGGAGATATCAACGATGAACAAACAGTCGCGGGAGCCCTCTTTGCCAATGGGACGCACCACGGATATTTTGAATATCCGGGCGATCAGGGGCCGTCGGAGGTACTGCCGCAAAGCGCCGATATCTTCTGCCGCGCCGTCGAAAATATGATCCGCGACCTACGCATGAAGAAGATCGAGGCGACGCGCGTTGATTTGGTCGGCCACAGCATGGGCGGCCTGATGGCGCGGAAATTCTTTCTCAACAGATACTACCGGAATAACCAGAATTACAACCAGGGGGCGGTGCGCCGCATAGTCATGCTCGCGACGCCGAATACCGGCTCCGGCATCGCCTCCTACGTAACGGAGGACGTTCTCTGGCTGCACGACGATACGATCGCGACCTCTCCCGACTACCGGGAAAAGATGGAACAGGTCTTTGAGATAATGGGCAGGGCGGGGATGAACGTCAAAGGGAGCGCCATAAAGGACCTGGCGCTGAACAGCTCTGAGCTGCGCCTGCTCAACGACAATCTCCCCGCCGGACTGCCGCTCTACCGGATCGCCGGCGATACCGGCGAGGCGCTTATTATGCCGGGGGCGGTCAGCAAGATTATAGAGGGAATAATCGCCCCCTACACGCACGAGAAAATATATAACGATATCCCCGCGCTCTTTGACGGATATAACAATAACGGCGGCAGACCCAGATTCGAGCCGGAGGACTCCGATTGTCTGGTGGGCCTCTCCAGCGCCCTCTGGGATGGCGTTATGAGCCGTGATAAGTCGGAGATCATCAAAGGCCGCCAGCACATGGGTATGGGCGCGGATGCCACGGTAGCGTCAAGGGTCGCCGCCCTGCTCTGCGGTCCCGTCTCCGCCTTTGAACCGATACCGCTGAGGTCGCAGCTGCGCTTCCCGGAGCAGTCCTCTCCATCGGCGGTGAAAGGGAACGTCGGAGCCATGCTCTCCAGCCTCTCCGACGCTGAATTTACGCAGAAGCTCGGCGAGCTTGAGTCGCTTTTGGAAAACCGGAATACGAAGGCCGAGGGGCCGGTATTTGGAAAGCTGACAGGGCTCTCATGTTATCCTGAGTCGCCCGTTCTCATAAGCGCCGGTACGACGCGCCGTCTGTCAATAAGTGGGAGCTATTCCACGGGAAAGAGGAAGAATGTCTCGCACAAAAAAGACGGGACCAAATACGAGGTGGCGGATGCCTCCGTGGCGCTTGTGGATGAGGACGGCATGCTGACGGCTCTGAAGCCCGGCCGCACGACATTGACCGTGAAAAACGGCAGTATCTCGGCCACGGCGGATATCTTTGTCATCCCCTTCGCGGTGGTTGCCGCCGATGATAAGGTGGACCCCGACAATCCTCCCGTCGACCCGGCGGATGAGATCAACCCGGACACGCCGCGCGGCTCATCTTCCAGCGGCTGTAATACGGGCGCGGGTCTGGTACTGCTGCTGCTTCCGGCTCTGGCTTTTATCATTAAAAAGAGCTAA